From a single Endozoicomonas euniceicola genomic region:
- a CDS encoding serine hydrolase domain-containing protein → MKKTVISTLIALTTAVGAQAATFHKPDAEFINNAAMVGITQENWDSGRSAKVTMKNAYKFTHSVEMSKGDWTHDLGKAKGFDLDSASAMDVDGEHPLSVILRDRLNMESLVLLKNGELVDEYYWSGMHKDHTHLMMSVTKSFTMLTLQTLVDEGLVDMNAPITQYVPELKASPAFAKATVQQVADMRSGIKIEFTPGKIWDERMTNIQEWNGKNHYPELKSVLDFGKSLGKRTDVETGEAFDYQCANTEMLGMLITRVTGKSLAEVMEEKLWQRVGFENNAYLQSNSQGEGVGSGGLNATTRDAAIMMDVMVNGGKNRKGEQIVSKAFIDNLMNGNDEVKSAWKYDGFAQLLADAWYKDQIRVLNVGGHRFMTFVGIHGQVVVGEPSTGIVIATTGGQDEMQAVRTVAMTFMDVVPTLLDALK, encoded by the coding sequence ATGAAAAAGACAGTAATTTCTACCCTTATCGCATTGACCACAGCCGTTGGCGCACAGGCGGCAACGTTTCACAAACCCGATGCAGAGTTTATTAACAATGCGGCAATGGTGGGAATTACCCAGGAGAACTGGGACAGTGGTCGCTCTGCCAAAGTGACCATGAAGAATGCTTACAAGTTCACCCATAGCGTGGAAATGTCCAAAGGCGACTGGACTCATGATCTGGGTAAAGCAAAAGGCTTCGATCTGGACTCTGCCAGCGCGATGGATGTAGATGGTGAACACCCACTGTCTGTTATTCTGCGTGACCGCCTGAACATGGAGTCACTGGTTCTGCTGAAGAATGGCGAGCTGGTTGATGAATACTACTGGTCTGGTATGCACAAAGACCATACCCACCTGATGATGAGCGTGACCAAGTCTTTCACCATGCTGACTTTGCAGACACTGGTTGATGAAGGGCTGGTGGATATGAACGCGCCGATCACCCAATATGTGCCTGAGCTGAAAGCATCACCGGCTTTTGCAAAAGCGACCGTTCAGCAAGTGGCTGACATGCGTTCTGGCATCAAGATCGAGTTCACGCCGGGCAAAATTTGGGATGAACGTATGACCAATATTCAGGAGTGGAATGGCAAGAACCATTATCCGGAACTGAAGTCTGTTCTCGACTTTGGTAAATCCCTTGGTAAGCGCACCGATGTAGAAACCGGTGAGGCGTTTGATTATCAGTGTGCTAACACTGAAATGCTGGGCATGCTGATTACCCGGGTCACTGGCAAGTCTCTGGCTGAGGTGATGGAAGAAAAGCTCTGGCAACGTGTTGGTTTTGAGAACAACGCTTACCTGCAATCCAACTCTCAGGGTGAAGGGGTTGGCTCTGGCGGCCTGAACGCGACCACCCGTGATGCCGCTATCATGATGGACGTTATGGTCAACGGCGGTAAGAACCGTAAGGGCGAGCAGATTGTTTCCAAAGCGTTCATCGACAACCTGATGAACGGTAACGATGAAGTGAAGAGCGCATGGAAATATGACGGGTTCGCCCAGCTGCTGGCTGACGCCTGGTACAAAGATCAGATTCGCGTACTGAATGTTGGTGGCCATCGCTTCATGACATTTGTTGGTATCCACGGTCAGGTAGTGGTTGGCGAACCATCAACAGGCATCGTTATTGCCACCACGGGTGGACAGGACGAAATGCAGGCAGTTCGCACTGTAGCCATGACCTTCATGGATGTGGTACCAACGTTGCTGGATGCTCTGAAGTAA
- a CDS encoding GNAT family N-acetyltransferase produces the protein MKIIIDDLTSPLIADFLAQHLDDMRSVSPPESSHALDIEALKSPEITFWSVWEGDKLAGCAAIKELSPDHAEIKSMRTASEFRKKGVASLLLEHILNISNERGYKRISLETGSMSFFHAAHRLYEKYGFVFCSPFGEYKEDPYSKFMSKELCND, from the coding sequence ATGAAAATAATAATTGATGACCTTACCAGCCCTTTAATCGCTGATTTCCTTGCACAGCATTTAGACGACATGAGGTCTGTTTCTCCGCCTGAAAGCAGTCACGCTCTCGATATTGAAGCGCTAAAGTCTCCTGAAATTACATTCTGGTCAGTATGGGAGGGCGACAAACTGGCAGGCTGCGCAGCCATAAAAGAGTTAAGCCCGGATCATGCTGAGATCAAATCCATGCGCACCGCTTCTGAATTCAGAAAGAAAGGTGTAGCGTCTTTGCTGCTTGAGCACATTCTCAATATCTCTAACGAGCGTGGTTACAAACGCATCAGTCTGGAAACGGGCTCCATGTCTTTTTTCCATGCAGCTCATCGGCTGTACGAAAAATATGGCTTTGTATTTTGCTCGCCCTTTGGTGAATATAAAGAAGACCCCTATAGCAAATTCATGTCAAAAGAACTCTGCAATGACTGA
- a CDS encoding cob(I)yrinic acid a,c-diamide adenosyltransferase yields MTDKKQGYRLTRIYTRTGDKGTSRLGDGQVFSKSDARFEAIGTVDELNSWMGLLLNHLRPSGDVTAEQLSTIEQIQHRLFDVGGELAMPGYQLIQEEHTKALESLIDELNEPLPPLTNFTLPGGGTTACHCHMVRTVARRAERCVVRLQESGVEINAPLLIYLNRLSDVMYVLSRHCARQNDGEVLWRASPKSKL; encoded by the coding sequence ATGACTGATAAAAAACAAGGCTATCGCTTAACCCGAATTTATACCCGCACTGGCGACAAAGGCACCAGCAGGCTGGGCGATGGACAGGTATTTTCCAAAAGCGATGCGCGCTTTGAAGCCATAGGTACAGTGGATGAGCTGAACAGCTGGATGGGCCTGTTGTTAAACCACTTAAGACCCAGTGGTGACGTAACGGCGGAGCAGTTGTCGACCATTGAGCAGATTCAGCACCGACTGTTTGATGTGGGGGGCGAACTGGCAATGCCCGGCTACCAGCTGATTCAGGAAGAACACACCAAAGCCCTGGAGAGCCTGATCGATGAATTGAATGAACCTTTACCGCCACTGACCAATTTTACTCTGCCCGGTGGCGGCACAACGGCCTGTCATTGTCATATGGTTCGAACCGTTGCCCGGCGTGCAGAGCGCTGTGTCGTACGACTGCAGGAGTCTGGTGTAGAGATTAATGCCCCCTTGCTGATTTACCTGAATCGCTTGTCTGATGTGATGTATGTGTTGTCCCGGCATTGCGCAAGACAGAACGACGGGGAAGTGTTATGGCGGGCATCACCTAAAAGCAAACTGTAA
- a CDS encoding cobalamin-binding protein: protein MKPIAFFLALSLLSVTGLADQVSAPESPRCVQDDLNRRVCTVKPVQRIISLAPSVTELVYAAGGGDKVIAVDDHSDYPEAVQALPRVGGYPNTSVEAILSKKPDLVMIWSGGNDSRLSAQLETIGLNVFYADPIDFDGIASVIRRMGKIMGTEAVAEKNADAFYQHYQSIRKEFSQAEPVNVFFEIWNNPLMTVNGDQIISQVIELCGGVNVFATARPRVPKVGIEAVLAQNPDAIVSSKSVQGGLDIQSRWQKYPQIKAVKNGFLFTIPGDLITRASPRVLKGAEVLCQQLQDVRAFKKKSELTPVSNAENSTAQGKH, encoded by the coding sequence ATGAAACCCATTGCTTTCTTTCTGGCTTTATCTCTTCTTTCAGTCACTGGTCTTGCTGATCAGGTTTCTGCGCCAGAATCGCCCCGTTGTGTTCAGGATGACCTGAATCGGCGGGTGTGTACGGTTAAACCGGTACAGCGCATTATCTCTCTGGCTCCGAGTGTCACAGAACTGGTGTATGCCGCTGGTGGTGGCGACAAAGTGATAGCCGTTGATGATCACAGTGACTACCCGGAAGCGGTGCAGGCGCTGCCCAGAGTGGGTGGTTATCCGAACACCAGTGTTGAGGCGATTCTGTCAAAGAAGCCTGACCTGGTGATGATCTGGTCAGGAGGCAATGATTCACGGTTATCAGCTCAACTGGAAACCATCGGACTGAATGTCTTCTACGCCGACCCCATTGATTTTGACGGTATCGCATCGGTTATACGACGCATGGGGAAAATCATGGGCACAGAGGCTGTGGCTGAAAAGAATGCCGATGCCTTCTATCAGCACTATCAGTCGATCAGGAAAGAGTTTAGTCAGGCAGAACCTGTGAATGTGTTTTTCGAAATCTGGAATAATCCGTTGATGACGGTCAATGGTGATCAGATTATCAGTCAGGTGATTGAGTTGTGCGGAGGCGTCAATGTTTTTGCCACGGCTCGCCCCAGGGTTCCCAAAGTGGGCATTGAGGCGGTGCTGGCACAAAATCCCGATGCCATCGTCAGCTCGAAAAGTGTTCAGGGCGGCCTCGACATCCAAAGTCGCTGGCAAAAATACCCGCAGATAAAAGCCGTCAAAAATGGCTTTCTGTTCACAATCCCCGGCGACCTGATTACCCGTGCAAGCCCCAGAGTCCTGAAGGGTGCCGAAGTTCTTTGTCAACAATTACAGGATGTCAGGGCTTTCAAGAAAAAATCTGAGCTGACACCTGTGTCGAATGCTGAAAACAGCACAGCACAAGGTAAACACTAA
- a CDS encoding TonB-dependent receptor domain-containing protein: protein MSYKLQAAIGVAIAGFVNASIAADDVYRLDDVVVTASRTAQTVDQALAPVTVITREEIERSQASSVPELLARTPGVQIKAYGGPGSVTSAFVRGTASAQTQVLVDGQRVNSLTTGTPELQFFDPDQIERIEIVRGAGASLYGADAVGGIIQIFTRQGQGKPHVSLRAGVGNMGTHEFGVNAGGQSGATRFNVGAKLYETGGYDFTNDDYSANKGANLDDDGYRNKSFSASLSREFDNGAEAGVSLSHAQGKVEYDAALYQGTPSPYGAYSLFNNTSLAAYYSLPVSEQWFSRVDIGYTRNKSKERAENVPDTVTFKPSFIETRRVSLLWQNDLEWHDSQLLTLGLDYYNDFVDKTDKFVNPETGKKEDSRYNAAVFVQNQSRFERSDLQLSVRHDKNEAYGRNTTGKVAYGYDLPKAMRLVASYGTAFRAPTFNDLYYPDTGYGVGNPDIKPEKSANAELTLKGNHSIGRWEVSVFQNDIDDLINWAPVKPDSRKTTPSNIDKARIRGFEASLNTQLVGWNIRTSLTLLDPKDTKTDKVLVRRAKQNLVVDADYQWNKWSFGATAKAQGHSYNDTANKDRAPGFATFDIRTAWQASKEVKLEAKLTNLLDKEYYEVKGYRKEPRAGLVSVIWSPEI, encoded by the coding sequence ATGTCGTATAAATTGCAGGCAGCCATTGGGGTGGCTATAGCCGGTTTTGTTAATGCTTCCATCGCTGCTGACGACGTGTATCGTCTGGATGATGTGGTGGTTACTGCTTCGCGAACGGCCCAGACTGTAGATCAGGCGCTGGCACCGGTGACGGTGATTACCCGTGAGGAGATTGAGAGGAGTCAGGCTTCCAGTGTGCCGGAATTGCTGGCTCGAACACCCGGTGTACAGATTAAAGCCTATGGTGGCCCGGGTTCTGTTACATCTGCTTTTGTGCGGGGTACTGCCAGCGCTCAAACCCAGGTTCTGGTCGATGGACAGCGAGTGAACAGTTTAACGACTGGAACACCTGAATTACAGTTTTTTGATCCTGATCAGATTGAACGTATTGAAATAGTCAGAGGTGCGGGTGCCAGCCTGTATGGCGCTGATGCGGTAGGCGGCATTATCCAGATATTTACCCGTCAGGGGCAGGGCAAACCTCACGTTAGCCTCAGGGCCGGTGTCGGCAATATGGGAACCCATGAGTTTGGTGTTAATGCCGGTGGTCAGTCAGGAGCGACCCGTTTTAATGTGGGTGCCAAGCTCTATGAAACCGGTGGTTATGACTTTACCAATGATGATTATAGTGCGAATAAGGGTGCCAACCTTGATGACGATGGGTATCGCAATAAATCATTTTCTGCGAGCCTTTCCCGCGAGTTTGATAATGGTGCAGAAGCAGGGGTGAGTCTCTCTCATGCTCAGGGTAAAGTTGAATATGATGCAGCTTTATATCAAGGTACTCCTAGCCCTTATGGTGCGTACAGCCTTTTCAATAATACGTCCTTGGCAGCGTATTATTCGTTACCGGTTAGTGAGCAATGGTTTTCCCGGGTAGATATTGGCTATACCAGAAACAAAAGCAAAGAGCGTGCAGAGAACGTTCCTGATACCGTGACATTTAAGCCGAGCTTTATAGAAACCCGCCGGGTATCTTTACTCTGGCAGAATGATCTGGAATGGCACGACTCTCAGCTGTTGACACTTGGGCTGGATTATTACAACGATTTTGTGGATAAGACCGACAAGTTTGTAAACCCTGAAACCGGCAAAAAAGAAGACTCTCGCTATAACGCAGCCGTGTTTGTTCAGAACCAGTCACGGTTTGAGCGCAGCGATCTGCAACTTTCTGTACGACACGACAAGAATGAAGCTTATGGCAGGAACACGACTGGTAAAGTTGCTTATGGTTACGATTTGCCCAAAGCGATGAGGCTGGTTGCTTCCTATGGCACAGCGTTCAGGGCTCCAACCTTTAACGATCTTTATTATCCTGACACTGGCTATGGTGTTGGCAACCCTGATATTAAGCCTGAAAAATCTGCGAATGCTGAGCTGACACTGAAAGGCAACCATTCAATTGGGCGCTGGGAAGTATCTGTTTTTCAGAATGATATTGATGACCTGATTAACTGGGCTCCAGTGAAACCAGACAGTCGGAAAACTACGCCATCTAATATTGACAAAGCAAGAATAAGAGGATTTGAGGCTTCTTTGAACACTCAGCTGGTTGGCTGGAATATTCGGACATCATTGACGTTGCTTGACCCTAAGGATACGAAGACTGACAAGGTGCTGGTCAGAAGGGCAAAACAAAATCTGGTGGTAGACGCAGACTATCAGTGGAACAAATGGAGCTTTGGCGCAACAGCGAAAGCTCAGGGGCATTCATATAACGATACTGCCAACAAAGACCGTGCTCCTGGCTTTGCCACCTTTGATATTCGTACCGCCTGGCAAGCCAGCAAGGAAGTTAAGCTGGAAGCCAAGCTGACTAACCTGCTCGACAAAGAGTATTACGAGGTGAAAGGTTACCGGAAAGAGCCAAGGGCTGGTCTGGTAAGTGTTATCTGGTCTCCAGAGATTTAA
- a CDS encoding class I adenylate-forming enzyme family protein, which produces MTPLALEKNLIERIALGDMLRRRSRDAANKTAMVSYSEHGRSTMTYKELNQLSNQLVRGLREQGMVQGDSLALLATNSIEFFAVLFACYKGGFIAIPINFLQAVADIHYNLSKANVKAVVCEPRFAPLTVDGSLTNISIRISIGDSEGLTLAQLAAGQDSHDIDDIIIHDRDTAHIIFSSGTTSKPKGVETSHLSMYMASLSNPLSFGFNKYDSQLAVLPTFHCASLSICIMTLQLGGKLVLLPQFEPLNVARVLEAEQIQSTALLPVMWQALLALPNLKQFDFSQLTAGLYGMAPMPASSMRELKAAFKRCRFHLVSGQSEFTPFSCTFYDDSDTELDEANYWGVPSMITDQAILDEQGNELPPGQQGEICWRGPLVMNRYLDDVEASRKIREHGWHHTGDLGFIDNCGQLVFVDRKKDMIKSGGENVASVKVEQVLLSAPSVVQVAVFGVPHARWSEAVCAAVKIAPGQTFNKADIIQHCKARLAGFEVPKRIVSVETFPVTATGKIQKSTLRSQYEALFDE; this is translated from the coding sequence ATGACCCCTCTTGCACTCGAAAAAAATCTGATTGAACGGATCGCCCTTGGCGACATGTTGCGACGGCGATCCCGTGACGCTGCCAATAAAACGGCTATGGTTAGCTACAGCGAGCACGGCCGCAGCACAATGACTTATAAGGAACTGAATCAGCTCAGTAACCAGCTGGTCAGGGGGCTGCGTGAACAGGGCATGGTGCAGGGGGATTCATTAGCCTTGCTGGCTACCAACAGCATTGAATTTTTTGCGGTACTGTTTGCCTGCTACAAAGGTGGGTTTATCGCCATACCCATTAACTTTTTACAGGCTGTGGCAGACATCCATTACAACCTGTCAAAAGCTAATGTAAAAGCTGTCGTGTGTGAGCCGCGCTTTGCACCATTAACGGTTGACGGCTCCTTAACCAACATTAGTATCCGGATATCCATTGGTGACAGTGAAGGCCTGACACTGGCTCAGCTGGCAGCCGGTCAGGACAGTCATGATATCGACGATATTATCATTCATGACCGTGACACGGCTCATATTATCTTTTCCAGCGGCACTACCTCAAAACCAAAGGGAGTAGAAACCTCGCACCTGTCAATGTACATGGCCAGTTTGAGTAACCCGCTCAGCTTTGGTTTCAATAAATACGACAGCCAACTGGCTGTTTTACCCACCTTCCATTGTGCGTCACTTTCCATATGCATAATGACACTGCAACTGGGTGGCAAGCTGGTTCTGTTGCCACAGTTTGAACCGCTGAACGTCGCCCGGGTTTTAGAGGCAGAACAGATACAAAGTACAGCGCTATTACCCGTTATGTGGCAGGCGCTGCTGGCATTACCCAACCTGAAACAGTTTGATTTCAGCCAGCTCACCGCAGGACTGTATGGCATGGCTCCCATGCCAGCGTCCAGTATGCGAGAGCTGAAAGCCGCATTTAAACGTTGTCGATTCCATCTGGTCAGCGGTCAGTCTGAGTTCACGCCATTCTCCTGTACCTTTTATGACGACAGTGATACTGAGCTTGATGAAGCGAATTACTGGGGCGTTCCATCCATGATTACCGACCAGGCAATTCTGGATGAACAGGGTAACGAGTTACCACCCGGTCAGCAGGGAGAAATTTGCTGGCGTGGTCCACTGGTCATGAACCGGTATCTGGACGATGTAGAGGCGTCACGAAAAATCCGTGAGCATGGCTGGCATCATACTGGCGATCTTGGCTTTATAGACAACTGTGGTCAGCTGGTTTTTGTTGACCGGAAGAAAGACATGATTAAATCCGGTGGTGAAAATGTAGCGTCAGTAAAGGTTGAGCAGGTTCTGCTTTCGGCACCCAGTGTCGTTCAGGTAGCCGTTTTTGGCGTCCCTCACGCACGCTGGAGCGAAGCGGTCTGTGCTGCTGTAAAAATCGCCCCCGGCCAGACTTTTAATAAAGCCGATATAATCCAACACTGCAAAGCCCGGTTAGCCGGATTTGAAGTACCCAAACGAATTGTCTCCGTCGAAACCTTCCCTGTCACGGCAACCGGTAAAATTCAGAAAAGCACGTTAAGGTCTCAGTACGAAGCGTTGTTTGATGAATAA
- a CDS encoding CNNM domain-containing protein — protein sequence MLLVVVVAALIVLLTAALSVIESAIIYVDELRLATILRNSSKNKPKNRDDIKYVIRQKDRHLSSMVVLITLISIAGSSVIGAMAAREFNDLGLAIFTALLTYCMLVFAKILPKLYAVQVADKVLDYTAPFVRFVALLLRPVIRFTLVWTRLFGIEDKRKPTLDELKGIIRHYGKTGIIAKDERMLLEQALTSNRTTLSSLPEGSGPTVCLKAEATLGNVQERVLDQPYKRYLVVDNGKTTGVVLYRHLTSSLIRGHYDKKVGELARQVAWLEPDVTLLEAMQTLHETRSSVALLRGTDPEKTRMVTAKQIYRAILQSA from the coding sequence ATGCTTCTTGTAGTAGTTGTTGCCGCTTTGATTGTTTTGCTGACCGCTGCCCTGTCTGTGATTGAATCTGCCATTATTTATGTTGATGAATTGAGACTGGCGACCATTCTGAGAAACAGCTCGAAAAACAAGCCAAAAAACCGGGACGATATCAAATACGTTATTCGACAAAAAGATAGACATTTGTCGTCTATGGTGGTGCTGATTACGTTAATCAGTATTGCCGGTAGCTCTGTTATTGGCGCGATGGCTGCCCGTGAGTTTAATGACCTTGGTCTGGCGATTTTTACCGCCTTGCTGACTTACTGCATGCTGGTGTTTGCCAAGATTCTGCCCAAACTGTATGCCGTACAGGTGGCCGACAAAGTACTGGACTACACAGCGCCTTTTGTTCGTTTTGTGGCACTCCTGTTACGGCCGGTTATTCGCTTTACTCTGGTGTGGACCCGGCTGTTTGGCATTGAAGACAAGAGAAAGCCAACCCTTGATGAGTTGAAAGGTATTATTCGCCACTACGGCAAGACGGGCATTATTGCCAAAGATGAACGTATGCTGCTGGAACAGGCACTGACTTCTAACCGCACGACATTGAGCAGTCTTCCGGAAGGCTCAGGTCCAACAGTTTGCCTGAAAGCTGAGGCAACCCTGGGTAATGTTCAGGAGCGGGTTCTGGATCAGCCTTATAAGCGCTACCTGGTGGTTGATAATGGTAAAACGACGGGCGTCGTTCTCTACCGGCATCTGACCAGTAGCCTGATACGTGGGCATTATGATAAGAAAGTGGGCGAGCTGGCCAGGCAGGTGGCCTGGCTGGAGCCTGACGTCACCTTGCTGGAAGCGATGCAAACCCTGCATGAAACCCGTTCATCGGTTGCGCTGTTGCGTGGTACCGACCCGGAGAAAACCCGAATGG